In the genome of Falsibacillus albus, one region contains:
- a CDS encoding glyoxalase superfamily protein, producing MYLMSPSKITMKSPTPILRIFDEEKAKEFYLEFLEFAVDWEHRFEDCLPLYLQISYNDCVIHLSEHYGDCCPGAAIRIEVGNLEQLHANLISKKFKYARPGIETTPWNTREVRIGDPFGNRIVFFENL from the coding sequence ATGTATTTGATGAGCCCGTCCAAAATAACCATGAAAAGCCCGACGCCGATCCTGCGAATTTTTGATGAAGAAAAAGCGAAGGAATTTTATCTTGAATTTCTAGAGTTTGCGGTGGATTGGGAACATCGGTTTGAAGATTGTCTCCCTTTATACTTGCAAATCTCATATAACGATTGTGTGATCCACCTCTCCGAGCATTACGGAGATTGCTGTCCTGGAGCTGCTATCAGAATTGAGGTCGGGAATTTGGAGCAGCTCCATGCAAACCTTATTTCGAAGAAATTCAAATATGCCCGTCCCGGGATCGAAACGACCCCTTGGAATACTAGGGAGGTTCGTATTGGCGACCCATTCGGAAATAGAATAGTGTTTTTTGAAAACCTTTAA
- the phnC gene encoding phosphonate ABC transporter ATP-binding protein — MIEFKDVSKVYPNGTVGLNNINLTIEPGEFVVIVGLSGAGKSTMLRSINRLHDISKGEIIINGKSITKAKGKDLLRIRRDIGMIFQNFNLVKRSTVLRNVLSGRVGYHSTLRTILGLFPKKDVELSLNALKRVNIMDKAYTRADQLSGGQQQRVSIARALAQEAKIILADEPVASLDPLTTRQVMDDLQRINQELGITTIVNLHFIDLAREYATRIIGVRAGEVVFDGPTAEATDDVFSQIYGREIKEDELLGETKS; from the coding sequence ATGATCGAATTTAAGGATGTTTCTAAAGTATATCCAAATGGCACGGTGGGGTTGAATAACATCAACCTTACGATCGAGCCGGGGGAATTTGTTGTTATTGTAGGATTATCGGGCGCAGGTAAGTCGACGATGCTGCGTTCTATCAATAGGCTTCATGATATCTCAAAAGGTGAAATTATCATCAATGGAAAATCGATTACGAAAGCAAAAGGCAAAGATCTATTAAGAATCCGCCGCGATATTGGCATGATCTTTCAAAATTTCAATCTTGTAAAACGCTCAACGGTACTTCGCAATGTATTAAGCGGACGTGTCGGGTACCACTCAACCTTGCGAACGATATTGGGATTATTTCCGAAAAAAGATGTCGAACTTTCATTGAATGCATTAAAACGAGTCAATATCATGGACAAGGCTTATACACGTGCCGACCAACTTTCCGGTGGACAGCAGCAGCGTGTATCCATCGCACGTGCGCTCGCACAGGAAGCGAAAATCATTCTGGCGGACGAACCGGTTGCTTCCCTTGATCCATTGACAACCCGTCAAGTCATGGATGATCTGCAGCGAATCAACCAGGAGCTCGGCATCACAACGATTGTCAATCTTCACTTCATTGACCTGGCAAGGGAATACGCAACCAGGATCATCGGGGTAAGAGCAGGAGAAGTCGTATTCGATGGTCCGACTGCCGAAGCGACAGACGATGTGTTCTCCCAAATTTATGGACGTGAAATCAAAGAAGACGAGCTGCTGGGAGAGACAAAATCATGA
- the phnE gene encoding phosphonate ABC transporter, permease protein PhnE produces the protein MTQDQLKKPARTKFWTTVILLIVLFWVSAKSTDATFSELFDGLPQIGILLAKMFPPDWSYFSYVIDPMLETIRMALLGATFGAILAIPVALLSASNVFESSWIVLPSRFILNLIRTVPDLLLAAIFVAIFGLGPLPGIWALTIFSLGIIAKLTYESIEAIDRGPLEAMTAVGANKLQWIFFGVIPQVLPQFLSYSIYTFEINVRAAAVLGLVGAGGIGIYYERTLGFFQYDRVASIIIFTLVVVLLIDYISTKIREKLI, from the coding sequence ATGACCCAGGATCAATTGAAAAAGCCGGCTCGTACAAAGTTTTGGACAACCGTTATTCTCTTGATCGTGCTTTTTTGGGTAAGTGCGAAAAGTACGGATGCTACGTTCAGCGAACTTTTTGATGGGCTTCCTCAAATTGGGATCCTATTGGCCAAAATGTTTCCGCCTGATTGGTCGTACTTCTCCTATGTCATTGATCCAATGCTTGAAACCATCCGAATGGCATTGCTTGGGGCAACTTTCGGGGCTATCCTGGCCATTCCGGTTGCATTGTTGTCGGCATCGAATGTCTTTGAATCATCCTGGATCGTTTTGCCGTCGCGTTTTATCTTGAACTTGATCCGAACAGTTCCAGATTTATTGCTGGCAGCCATTTTTGTTGCCATTTTCGGACTTGGGCCATTGCCTGGTATTTGGGCATTGACCATTTTCTCCTTGGGGATCATTGCCAAGCTGACATATGAATCCATAGAGGCGATCGATCGCGGTCCGCTGGAAGCGATGACTGCAGTGGGAGCGAATAAGCTTCAATGGATATTCTTTGGCGTCATTCCACAGGTTCTTCCACAGTTTCTGTCCTATTCTATTTATACGTTTGAAATCAATGTAAGGGCTGCAGCTGTCCTTGGATTGGTCGGTGCAGGCGGTATCGGGATCTATTATGAACGGACGTTGGGATTCTTCCAATATGATCGCGTTGCCAGCATCATTATTTTTACCCTCGTCGTGGTATTGTTGATTGACTATATTAGTACTAAAATCCGGGAGAAATTAATATGA
- the phnE gene encoding phosphonate ABC transporter, permease protein PhnE, whose protein sequence is MSTDTIVKPKKNRVKKWIYFGLILIVYVWAFAGMPVEGFKDTAAQITKSIFSGIFHPDWDYVYDPEGEDLLRGLLDTLAIAILGTFISAFLCIPFAFWAAKNMNRFKSVSGAGKFVLSFVRTFPELVMALLFIKAVGPGSFAGVLALGIHSIGMLGKLFSESVESMDLGPTEALKASGANNLQIIWFAVIPQVMPEFLSYTLYRFEINVRSATILGVIGAGGIGTPLIFALAGRSWDRVGIILLGVIVMVTIIDLISGSIRKRIV, encoded by the coding sequence ATGAGCACCGATACGATTGTAAAACCAAAAAAGAATAGAGTGAAAAAGTGGATTTACTTTGGATTGATTCTCATCGTTTATGTCTGGGCATTTGCGGGAATGCCGGTGGAAGGATTCAAAGATACGGCTGCACAGATTACGAAATCCATTTTCAGCGGAATATTCCACCCAGACTGGGATTACGTTTATGATCCGGAAGGGGAAGATCTTCTCCGCGGCCTTCTTGATACATTGGCGATTGCGATATTAGGTACATTCATTTCTGCCTTCTTATGTATTCCGTTTGCTTTTTGGGCGGCCAAGAACATGAACCGATTTAAGTCTGTATCAGGAGCCGGTAAATTTGTATTAAGCTTCGTCCGTACATTTCCAGAGCTTGTCATGGCATTATTGTTCATCAAAGCAGTAGGGCCGGGATCATTTGCCGGGGTATTGGCATTGGGCATACACTCGATCGGAATGCTAGGAAAGCTATTCTCTGAATCTGTGGAAAGCATGGATTTGGGACCGACAGAAGCCTTGAAGGCATCCGGGGCGAACAATCTTCAAATCATCTGGTTTGCGGTCATCCCTCAGGTCATGCCGGAGTTTTTATCGTATACCCTATATCGATTCGAAATTAATGTCCGTTCCGCCACCATCCTTGGTGTCATTGGTGCTGGTGGAATCGGAACTCCGCTGATCTTTGCACTTGCAGGACGTTCCTGGGACCGTGTAGGCATTATCCTGCTAGGGGTCATTGTCATGGTTACGATCATCGATTTGATCTCGGGCAGCATCCGTAAACGCATCGTATAA
- a CDS encoding phosphate/phosphite/phosphonate ABC transporter substrate-binding protein, with product MFKKLTLFGMSLGLAFGVLAGCGSDKTEKSSGSNGYEPKELNVQFVPSQSAETLEAKAKPLEKLLSDKLGIPVHVSVSTDYNTVVEAMGSKKVDVGFLPPTTYVLAHDQKVADVLLQAQRYGVNDEDGTPTDELVDYYKSMVLVKKDSDIKTIEDLKGKKVGWQNVTSSAGYVWPAVEMKKAGIDPQKDVQGTTLKGHDTAVLAVLNGDVDAAPVFQDARNIVKKDAPDVFDKTRVLFFTKPIPNDTIAVRPDLTKEWKDKIADAFIAIGKDEKGHQIIKDIYSHEGYVRSKDSNFDIVREYEKEVEGQ from the coding sequence ATGTTTAAAAAGCTTACTTTATTTGGTATGTCTTTAGGCCTGGCATTTGGTGTTCTTGCCGGATGTGGTTCAGACAAGACAGAAAAGAGTTCTGGATCCAACGGATATGAACCGAAAGAGTTAAACGTGCAGTTCGTTCCATCTCAAAGCGCTGAAACATTGGAAGCGAAAGCAAAACCATTAGAAAAATTATTGTCCGATAAACTGGGAATTCCTGTCCATGTAAGCGTATCGACTGACTACAACACAGTCGTTGAAGCAATGGGCTCAAAGAAAGTGGATGTTGGCTTCCTGCCTCCAACTACATATGTATTGGCTCATGACCAAAAAGTAGCGGATGTATTGCTACAAGCACAACGCTACGGTGTAAATGATGAAGATGGCACTCCAACAGATGAATTGGTAGATTACTATAAATCCATGGTATTAGTTAAAAAAGATTCAGATATCAAAACAATTGAAGATCTGAAAGGAAAGAAAGTCGGCTGGCAAAACGTCACTTCTTCTGCAGGATATGTATGGCCGGCAGTTGAAATGAAAAAAGCAGGCATCGATCCGCAGAAAGATGTACAAGGAACAACTTTAAAAGGCCATGACACTGCAGTACTTGCAGTATTGAACGGCGATGTCGACGCTGCTCCGGTTTTCCAAGATGCCCGTAATATCGTAAAGAAAGATGCTCCGGATGTATTTGACAAAACGCGCGTCCTTTTCTTCACCAAGCCGATCCCGAACGACACAATTGCCGTTCGTCCTGACTTGACAAAAGAATGGAAAGACAAAATCGCTGATGCATTCATCGCAATCGGTAAAGATGAAAAAGGCCACCAAATCATCAAGGACATCTATTCTCACGAAGGCTACGTAAGATCAAAAGACTCTAACTTCGACATCGTACGTGAATACGAAAAAGAAGTAGAAGGTCAATAA
- a CDS encoding bifunctional metallophosphatase/5'-nucleotidase, producing the protein MTNNQRFSLAILETSDVHGNVFPINYGLNAESPVGLGKIAALIQQERNKHEHTLVIDNGDVIQGTPLTYHFARYLDGKPNPMIQILNHLGYDAAVFGNHEFNYGLELLHKSINESSFPWLSANLLNKETGEPFFGKPYLIKEYENGPKVGVLGLTTHYIPNWEKEEHIEGIEFEDCLQSAKKWVNFLKNEEKVDLLIVSYHGGFERDLETGEPTEVLTTENQGYQMCQEIDGMDILLTGHQHRFISGESVNGVLVVQPGSQGRALGKASVEMVKEDGNWRVAEKSSQLLYTEEVEADEQVLEMVKDYEEATQKWLDQPIGKIKGDMEVRDPMKIRTGDHPLIEFFNRVQMEATNADISSTALFDNLAPGLKSDVTMRDVVANYIYPNTLKVIRVKGKDIKEALEQSASYFAPYNGEEIEVNPKFLYPKPEHYNYDMWEGIDYEINISKPFGERITKLEYKGDPLEMNREYDVVMNNYRSGGGGNYLMFKDKPVIVDLPMDVSELIANYILERKEIEATVDYNWRVVHE; encoded by the coding sequence ATGACAAATAATCAACGATTTTCACTTGCGATCTTGGAAACGAGTGATGTCCACGGAAACGTATTTCCGATTAATTATGGGCTGAATGCTGAAAGTCCTGTGGGCTTGGGTAAAATTGCAGCCCTGATCCAACAAGAAAGAAATAAACATGAGCATACATTGGTCATTGACAATGGAGATGTGATCCAAGGGACTCCATTAACCTATCATTTCGCCAGATATCTTGATGGGAAGCCAAATCCAATGATTCAAATCCTCAATCATTTAGGTTATGACGCTGCGGTCTTTGGGAATCATGAGTTCAACTACGGTCTAGAACTTTTGCATAAATCCATCAATGAATCCTCTTTCCCATGGTTGTCGGCCAATTTGTTGAATAAGGAGACCGGTGAGCCGTTCTTCGGTAAACCTTATCTGATAAAAGAATATGAAAACGGCCCTAAAGTCGGGGTGCTGGGACTGACCACTCACTATATTCCGAATTGGGAAAAGGAAGAACATATCGAAGGCATTGAATTTGAAGACTGCCTGCAGTCAGCAAAGAAATGGGTTAACTTTTTAAAGAATGAAGAAAAGGTTGATTTATTGATTGTTTCTTATCATGGCGGCTTTGAACGTGATCTGGAAACGGGAGAACCGACGGAGGTTTTGACTACTGAAAATCAAGGGTACCAAATGTGCCAGGAAATTGATGGGATGGATATTCTATTGACCGGGCATCAGCACCGATTTATCAGCGGGGAGTCGGTCAACGGCGTTCTTGTGGTCCAGCCGGGAAGCCAGGGGCGTGCGCTTGGAAAGGCGTCGGTCGAGATGGTGAAGGAAGACGGAAATTGGAGGGTTGCAGAGAAATCCTCGCAATTGCTTTATACAGAAGAAGTGGAAGCAGATGAGCAAGTTCTGGAAATGGTAAAAGACTACGAGGAGGCAACTCAAAAGTGGCTTGATCAGCCAATCGGGAAAATAAAGGGGGATATGGAAGTGCGCGACCCGATGAAGATCCGCACAGGAGACCATCCTCTGATTGAATTCTTCAATCGCGTCCAAATGGAAGCGACAAATGCCGATATCTCCAGCACAGCCCTGTTTGACAACCTTGCCCCTGGGCTTAAGTCGGATGTGACGATGAGAGACGTCGTAGCTAACTATATTTATCCGAATACACTCAAGGTCATCCGGGTAAAGGGGAAGGACATTAAAGAAGCGCTTGAACAATCAGCGTCCTACTTCGCCCCATATAATGGTGAAGAAATTGAAGTGAACCCGAAATTCCTATATCCTAAGCCTGAACATTATAATTATGATATGTGGGAAGGCATCGACTATGAGATCAACATTTCCAAGCCGTTTGGGGAGAGGATCACCAAGCTGGAATACAAAGGGGATCCGCTTGAGATGAATCGGGAATACGATGTCGTTATGAACAACTACCGTTCCGGCGGCGGCGGAAATTATTTGATGTTCAAAGATAAGCCGGTCATCGTCGACCTTCCGATGGATGTGTCCGAGTTGATCGCCAATTATATATTGGAGAGAAAAGAAATCGAAGCGACGGTGGATTACAACTGGCGCGTTGTTCATGAATGA
- a CDS encoding MerR family transcriptional regulator translates to MEYSISQLANDFQISTRTLRYYEELGLLRPTRNKAGQRLYSRKDLVRLKLILRGKKYGFQLDEIKEMILLFDQDRSGRKQLRRTIRFGEEKIRMVNDRIEELVLMKQEMEAIMDDFKKRLETE, encoded by the coding sequence TTGGAATATTCCATTTCACAGTTAGCCAATGATTTTCAAATATCAACTAGGACGTTAAGGTATTACGAAGAGCTCGGTCTGCTTAGGCCCACCAGGAATAAAGCTGGTCAAAGGTTATACTCCCGAAAGGATCTCGTTCGTTTGAAGTTGATTCTCCGTGGAAAAAAATATGGGTTTCAGCTTGATGAAATCAAAGAGATGATCCTGCTTTTTGATCAAGACCGCTCTGGCCGCAAACAACTGCGACGCACGATCCGCTTTGGCGAAGAAAAAATCAGGATGGTGAATGATCGCATAGAAGAACTGGTCTTGATGAAACAAGAGATGGAAGCCATTATGGATGATTTTAAGAAAAGGTTGGAGACCGAGTAG
- a CDS encoding acyl-CoA dehydrogenase family protein yields MNFYEEDHHFQSLIKKLLRPALSEWAERELHEFGERCATVIDERARHTDREGQPKLVKYDRFGEDISEVWVNDGYKQTIKETYDKGIVGYIHKSIPEIGEKGDYVYSYAQGYLLSQTEPGFYCPVTLTMATAYLLEHYASTELKARFLPHVLSTGEMELYEGATFLTERQGGSDVGANETKAVKDGENYRLYGEKYFASNAGMCGVAMVLARTEGAAAGSKGLSLFAVSWRKENGSLNGIAIRRLKDKLGVRAVPSAEVEFTGAEAFLVGEECNGIYYMMEALNLSRVCNAIASIGIMRRAFSEAKSYAFRREAFGRKLADYPMVKDTLTRLAVKQEVDTSAVFTLVELFDKVMKKDSKATAEETALNRLLIALLKMETAEQSIHFAHEAIEMHGGNGFIEDFVTPRLLRDAQVLTVWEGTANILGLEVLRLMHKFKVHHLFMDHMKKEISELPAALVEWKDLLHDKVEALSDMTAYVMNSPEETQTFHSKKIAKLMTNVYESVIVLKEAAVGTQRDLHKAEIFLEQTWEITKYTDESMKTVKFFEEIICWEINESKSIAQT; encoded by the coding sequence ATGAATTTTTATGAAGAAGATCATCATTTTCAATCATTGATCAAGAAGCTTTTGCGGCCAGCATTGAGCGAGTGGGCAGAAAGGGAGCTCCACGAATTTGGCGAAAGATGCGCGACGGTAATTGATGAGCGTGCGAGGCATACGGATCGGGAGGGGCAGCCGAAGCTGGTGAAATATGATCGTTTTGGTGAAGATATTTCCGAAGTGTGGGTCAATGATGGCTACAAACAAACCATTAAAGAAACGTATGACAAAGGCATTGTAGGATATATTCATAAATCCATTCCTGAAATCGGGGAGAAGGGTGACTATGTATATTCTTATGCCCAAGGGTATCTTCTTTCACAGACGGAGCCGGGATTTTATTGTCCCGTGACGCTGACGATGGCGACCGCATATTTATTGGAGCACTATGCAAGCACCGAACTGAAAGCCCGATTTCTCCCTCATGTTTTATCAACGGGTGAAATGGAGCTTTATGAAGGTGCGACATTTCTGACTGAACGGCAAGGGGGATCCGATGTCGGTGCAAATGAAACGAAAGCTGTAAAGGATGGAGAAAACTATCGACTATACGGCGAAAAATATTTTGCTTCGAATGCAGGGATGTGTGGAGTGGCGATGGTACTTGCACGGACGGAAGGAGCAGCAGCCGGATCGAAGGGGTTGAGTCTATTTGCTGTATCGTGGCGAAAGGAAAACGGGAGCCTGAATGGCATTGCCATCCGGCGATTGAAGGATAAGCTGGGGGTAAGGGCGGTCCCATCCGCCGAGGTAGAGTTCACCGGGGCGGAAGCCTTCCTTGTCGGGGAGGAGTGCAATGGGATCTATTACATGATGGAGGCGTTGAACTTATCCAGGGTTTGCAATGCGATAGCTTCGATCGGAATCATGCGGAGAGCGTTCTCGGAAGCGAAAAGCTATGCGTTCCGCCGCGAGGCATTTGGACGCAAGCTGGCTGATTATCCGATGGTCAAGGATACGCTCACAAGGCTGGCCGTAAAGCAGGAAGTAGATACAAGCGCCGTTTTCACCCTCGTTGAATTGTTCGATAAAGTCATGAAGAAGGATTCCAAGGCGACAGCTGAAGAAACAGCATTGAACAGGCTGCTGATTGCCCTTCTTAAAATGGAAACAGCCGAGCAGTCCATCCATTTTGCGCATGAGGCGATTGAAATGCATGGAGGAAATGGCTTTATCGAGGACTTTGTCACACCTAGACTGTTGAGGGATGCGCAGGTGTTGACGGTGTGGGAAGGAACCGCCAATATTTTGGGATTGGAAGTGCTGCGCCTGATGCATAAATTCAAGGTGCACCATCTGTTCATGGATCATATGAAAAAGGAAATTTCAGAGCTCCCAGCTGCCCTGGTTGAGTGGAAAGACCTGCTCCATGATAAAGTAGAAGCTCTTTCTGACATGACTGCTTACGTGATGAACTCTCCCGAAGAAACGCAGACTTTCCATTCCAAAAAAATCGCAAAGCTGATGACGAATGTTTATGAAAGTGTCATCGTCTTGAAAGAAGCGGCAGTAGGGACTCAAAGGGATCTTCATAAAGCGGAAATCTTCCTGGAACAGACATGGGAAATAACAAAATATACGGATGAAAGCATGAAAACGGTGAAGTTTTTTGAGGAAATCATTTGCTGGGAAATAAATGAGTCTAAATCGATCGCACAAACTTGA
- a CDS encoding Na+/H+ antiporter NhaC family protein, translating into MEASWISLLPFLVVIPISILTKQVQPGLFVGLLLGSYLVEPSLLGGIKKMISYIVDNIIVSSNIRIIIFLYGFAGLIGMIKLGGGIKGFVHLVSKKVKSKKSAMFLTWISTIGTFSDPDFRIVTISPIMKALRKRLKMSKENIGFAIEATSNPIVGLVPIATAFVGYMVTTIGNALKEVGSTQEPYIVYVKSIPFNFFSFVIILIGIYFSFFRKSEDKVGENKGQSPNDDQGEEDLQSCHRAYEKDTPIKPWNLIIPLFVFLGFTIFLSWWDGHFKAKGFFDAFIRSDALGVMLESLMIAFIFTLVFFLFQHIKLSKLVTHFVKGGNELISVIILLALIWGVSAVSEDLHFSDYITSHVENWIPHSFVAPVIFLLGGLISYFIGSSWGTWGLLMPLGITMAHQAGVNILVVIGAVFASGTFGAFASPLSDNSVTLCTIMDIDVIKYSRKKLLPACIAAGISAVLFGVASFIFK; encoded by the coding sequence ATGGAAGCATCATGGATATCACTGCTGCCCTTCTTGGTCGTTATCCCGATTTCGATCCTGACGAAACAGGTGCAGCCAGGCTTGTTTGTCGGACTGCTGCTCGGGAGTTACCTTGTCGAGCCGTCGCTTTTGGGCGGAATTAAAAAGATGATCTCGTATATCGTCGATAATATCATCGTTTCCAGTAATATACGGATCATCATCTTCTTGTATGGGTTTGCCGGCTTGATCGGAATGATTAAGCTTGGAGGGGGCATTAAAGGATTTGTTCATTTGGTCAGCAAAAAAGTAAAATCCAAGAAAAGTGCTATGTTCCTGACATGGATTTCCACAATCGGTACGTTCAGTGATCCGGATTTCCGGATCGTAACGATTTCCCCGATCATGAAAGCATTAAGGAAACGTTTGAAAATGTCGAAGGAAAATATCGGATTTGCCATTGAGGCAACATCGAATCCTATAGTCGGTCTAGTTCCGATTGCTACTGCCTTTGTCGGATACATGGTCACTACGATCGGGAATGCCTTGAAGGAAGTGGGATCGACTCAAGAACCATATATCGTCTATGTGAAGAGCATTCCTTTTAACTTTTTCTCTTTTGTCATCATTTTGATCGGGATTTATTTCAGCTTTTTCCGAAAATCTGAAGATAAAGTAGGCGAAAACAAGGGCCAGTCACCTAATGATGACCAAGGGGAAGAGGATCTGCAATCTTGTCATCGCGCTTATGAAAAGGATACACCGATCAAACCTTGGAATTTGATCATCCCCCTTTTCGTTTTCCTCGGGTTCACCATTTTCTTAAGCTGGTGGGACGGGCATTTTAAAGCAAAGGGATTTTTTGATGCATTCATCCGCAGCGACGCGCTGGGGGTCATGCTTGAATCATTGATGATCGCATTCATCTTCACCTTGGTATTCTTCCTTTTCCAGCATATCAAGCTTTCAAAGCTCGTGACCCATTTTGTAAAAGGTGGAAATGAGTTGATTTCAGTCATTATCTTGCTGGCATTGATCTGGGGAGTATCAGCCGTTTCAGAGGATCTGCACTTTTCGGATTATATAACGAGCCATGTGGAAAACTGGATCCCGCATTCATTTGTGGCACCTGTCATTTTCCTGCTTGGCGGCTTAATTTCCTATTTCATCGGCTCTTCATGGGGAACATGGGGCCTGCTGATGCCGCTTGGCATTACCATGGCACATCAGGCCGGCGTTAATATCCTCGTTGTCATCGGGGCCGTATTTGCAAGCGGGACATTCGGAGCCTTTGCTTCGCCATTGAGCGATAACTCTGTCACGCTTTGTACGATCATGGACATCGACGTCATTAAGTATTCGAGGAAAAAGCTGCTTCCAGCCTGTATCGCTGCAGGAATCAGTGCAGTTTTATTCGGAGTCGCTTCGTTTATATTCAAATGA
- a CDS encoding response regulator transcription factor, whose translation MKILLVEDDQRLAKLVARMLQKELYVVEWVDNGEDAYSYLDTEHFDLLILDWMLPGKNGLEISAKLRKDGYEGPILMLTARDGVDDLVKGLDSGVDDYLVKPFEFKELFARIRALSRRSSRKFEHDCIQLEDLEIDLNQHLLKKDGNQLPLTPREFQVIELLARNRNQALSKEVIMERVWGWDSDISYNTVETFIKLLRKKLDPSDMKRYIKTVRGVGYMIEDPHV comes from the coding sequence ATGAAAATTCTTTTGGTCGAAGATGATCAACGGCTGGCCAAGCTCGTAGCGCGGATGCTTCAAAAGGAATTATACGTCGTGGAATGGGTTGATAATGGGGAAGATGCCTATTCCTATTTGGATACGGAGCATTTCGACCTTTTGATCTTGGATTGGATGCTCCCCGGGAAGAACGGATTGGAGATAAGCGCCAAATTGCGCAAGGATGGTTACGAAGGTCCGATCCTCATGCTGACTGCACGTGATGGAGTGGATGATTTAGTGAAAGGACTCGATTCGGGGGTAGATGATTATTTGGTCAAACCGTTTGAGTTCAAGGAACTCTTCGCAAGGATCCGCGCACTCTCAAGAAGGAGTTCACGAAAATTTGAACATGATTGCATTCAGCTGGAGGATTTGGAAATCGACCTGAATCAACATTTGCTGAAGAAGGATGGAAATCAGCTTCCCTTGACTCCGAGAGAGTTCCAGGTCATTGAATTATTAGCCCGCAATCGTAATCAGGCACTTTCAAAAGAGGTCATTATGGAACGTGTGTGGGGTTGGGATTCGGATATCAGCTATAACACCGTTGAAACTTTCATCAAGCTGCTGAGGAAAAAATTAGATCCATCAGATATGAAGAGATATATCAAAACAGTTCGCGGGGTCGGATATATGATCGAGGATCCACATGTTTGA